The Bacteroidales bacterium genome has a window encoding:
- the trpS gene encoding tryptophan--tRNA ligase: MERVVSGIRPTGRLHLGNYFGAMVNFVKMQETNDCMFFIADVHSLTTHPNPVDLHGNVRQTLIEYLASGLDPEKAVIYVQSDVPETYELYSLLNMIVYIGELNRTTSFKDKVRLNPNNVNAGLLTYPVLMAADILIHHAAKVPVGKDQEQHLEMTRTFASRFNNIYNVQYFKEPTAFNFGQELIKIPGLDGSGKMGKSEGNGIFLADEPSVIRKKVMKAVTDSGPTKPNSPVSESVNNLFTIMDVVSDSKTVKFFRESYANCTIRYGDLKKQLAEDIIKFTTPIYERMQELSSNEDMLKKTARIGAEKARESASKTVREVREIMGIRTL; the protein is encoded by the coding sequence ATGGAAAGAGTAGTAAGCGGTATTCGCCCAACAGGCAGGCTTCATTTGGGGAATTACTTTGGAGCAATGGTAAATTTTGTGAAAATGCAGGAAACAAACGACTGTATGTTTTTTATTGCAGACGTACATTCTCTCACAACACATCCAAATCCGGTTGATTTACACGGCAATGTCCGCCAAACTTTAATAGAATATTTAGCATCGGGACTTGATCCTGAGAAAGCGGTTATATATGTACAGAGTGATGTGCCTGAAACATATGAGCTATATTCGTTACTAAATATGATTGTTTATATCGGAGAGCTTAATCGTACCACCAGTTTTAAGGATAAAGTAAGGCTAAATCCCAACAACGTTAATGCTGGATTACTAACTTATCCTGTGTTAATGGCTGCCGATATTCTTATTCATCATGCGGCTAAAGTTCCAGTGGGGAAAGATCAAGAGCAGCATTTGGAGATGACACGAACCTTTGCAAGTAGATTTAACAATATCTATAACGTTCAGTATTTTAAAGAACCTACTGCATTTAATTTTGGTCAAGAGCTAATAAAAATACCAGGTCTTGATGGGTCAGGAAAAATGGGAAAATCAGAAGGAAATGGAATTTTCTTAGCCGATGAGCCTTCAGTTATTCGCAAAAAAGTTATGAAAGCAGTTACCGATTCGGGTCCAACCAAGCCAAATTCGCCCGTTTCGGAAAGCGTAAACAATCTGTTTACAATAATGGACGTTGTTTCAGATAGTAAGACAGTTAAATTTTTCCGTGAATCATATGCAAATTGCACTATCAGGTATGGAGACCTAAAAAAGCAGCTGGCAGAGGATATTATAAAATTTACAACACCTATTTATGAGCGAATGCAAGAGCTAAGCAGCAACGAAGATATGCTAAAAAAGACAGCTAGAATAGGAGCAGAGAAAGCGCGAGAGAGTGCATCAAAAACAGTCCGAGAAGTAAGAGAAATTATGGGTATAAGAACACTGTAA
- a CDS encoding T9SS type A sorting domain-containing protein, with protein sequence MKRITTILFLILIVEQTNAQYLVIGDSNLGGNNIPFQDTIISSYDSMSCSTFNYYLDIDQDSNPDIHFYLNCYIGGLGNSFEISLTTSNDFSIHIDTSYIEHFQFINSNGQVQDTTRRTSVVKKYNFGDTIFSNQVFCNTEGTLLNYSSGHYPPCVYNNVVLFLEDTSYIALEKSNGDLFYFKIYMCNKSTLELIHGKTNTLLSIGELTTLQSHIFPNPATNVIHFKDNYDSIEIYSVEGILLIERNKLGTHKTIDISSLKSGFYIVVLKKDKYSYTTKLLKM encoded by the coding sequence ATGAAAAGGATTACGACAATTTTATTTTTAATACTTATAGTTGAACAGACTAATGCACAATATTTAGTAATTGGCGATAGCAATTTGGGAGGAAACAATATTCCATTTCAGGACACAATAATATCTTCTTATGATTCCATGAGTTGCTCTACTTTTAATTACTACCTTGATATAGATCAAGATTCAAATCCAGATATACATTTTTATTTAAATTGCTACATAGGAGGACTTGGAAATAGCTTTGAAATCTCTTTAACTACATCTAATGATTTTTCAATCCATATAGATACAAGTTACATAGAACATTTTCAATTCATAAATTCTAACGGGCAGGTTCAAGATACTACAAGAAGAACATCCGTAGTGAAAAAGTATAATTTTGGTGATACAATTTTCAGCAATCAGGTTTTTTGTAATACTGAAGGAACATTGTTGAATTACAGTAGTGGGCACTACCCTCCATGCGTATATAATAATGTTGTTTTATTTCTCGAGGACACATCATATATTGCTTTGGAAAAAAGTAATGGAGATTTATTTTATTTTAAAATATATATGTGCAATAAATCAACTCTTGAACTAATTCATGGAAAGACTAATACCCTACTATCTATAGGCGAACTTACAACATTACAGAGCCACATATTTCCTAATCCTGCTACCAATGTAATTCATTTTAAAGACAACTACGATTCTATAGAGATATATTCAGTAGAAGGCATTTTGTTAATTGAAAGAAATAAGCTAGGTACTCATAAGACTATAGACATATCAAGTCTTAAAAGCGGCTTTTATATAGTTGTTCTTAAAAAGGATAAATACAGCTATACAACTAAATTGTTGAAAATGTAA
- a CDS encoding arginine deiminase has translation MSSKLKVGVTSEIGDLEGVIIHVPGLEVENMTPKNHESALYGDILNLSIAQQEYYYFKTVLEKHANVFLVNDLLAETIANFRAKEFLIDAMYKNEKPLFPKKQLIMLSDSELARQLIEGVALAKDNLTKYLSKEYYAIKPLHNFFFTRDSSIAIGDKMLIARMANKVRERESLIMQTIFEYHPLLRTTTVNPVEKSLFNDNVAIEGGDILVAREDVLIIGLSSRTTSQGIDFILEEFGVKGQIKHILVQELPSSPGSFIHLDMIFTLLDQDSCMVFEPIILKPNRYQTIHITIDNDNVTVKNEANLLSALKKLGMDLKPINCGGTIDTWIMEREQWHSGANFFALGPGKVIGYARNVHTIHELNKHGFEVLAAADICSNKVNVNDYKKYVVTLDGNELPRGGGGARCMTMPFARKQVNW, from the coding sequence ATGAGCAGCAAATTAAAAGTAGGCGTCACATCTGAAATTGGCGATCTAGAGGGTGTAATAATCCATGTCCCCGGATTAGAGGTTGAAAATATGACCCCGAAAAATCACGAAAGTGCACTTTATGGCGATATATTAAATTTATCTATTGCGCAGCAAGAGTACTACTACTTTAAAACTGTATTGGAAAAACATGCCAACGTATTTTTAGTTAATGACCTCCTTGCAGAAACAATCGCAAACTTCCGGGCTAAAGAGTTTTTAATTGATGCAATGTACAAAAATGAAAAGCCACTATTTCCTAAAAAGCAACTTATAATGTTATCTGACAGCGAACTGGCACGACAACTTATTGAAGGTGTTGCACTCGCAAAAGATAATCTTACAAAATATCTTAGTAAAGAGTACTATGCAATAAAACCCTTGCATAATTTCTTTTTCACGCGCGATTCATCAATAGCAATTGGAGACAAAATGCTTATAGCCCGAATGGCAAACAAAGTTCGTGAAAGAGAATCACTCATTATGCAAACAATATTCGAATATCATCCACTTCTACGAACTACAACAGTAAACCCTGTCGAAAAATCACTCTTTAATGACAACGTCGCAATAGAGGGAGGAGACATTCTTGTTGCACGAGAAGACGTTTTAATTATTGGCTTAAGTTCAAGAACAACATCACAAGGAATAGACTTTATTTTAGAAGAGTTTGGAGTGAAGGGTCAAATAAAACACATTCTTGTTCAAGAACTTCCTTCATCTCCTGGTTCTTTCATCCACTTGGATATGATTTTTACTCTTTTAGATCAAGATTCATGCATGGTATTTGAGCCAATTATTCTTAAACCCAATCGTTATCAGACCATACACATAACTATTGATAATGACAATGTTACTGTAAAAAATGAAGCAAATTTATTATCGGCTTTAAAAAAATTAGGAATGGATTTGAAGCCAATTAATTGCGGAGGTACAATAGACACTTGGATTATGGAGAGAGAACAATGGCACAGTGGGGCAAACTTTTTTGCATTGGGACCGGGTAAAGTAATTGGATATGCAAGAAATGTACACACTATACATGAATTAAATAAACATGGATTTGAAGTTCTTGCAGCTGCTGACATTTGCTCTAACAAAGTAAATGTGAACGATTATAAAAAATATGTTGTCACCCTCGATGGAAATGAGTTGCCACGTGGTGGCGGCGGAGCACGTTGTATGACAATGCCATTTGCGAGAAAACAAGTAAATTGGTAA
- a CDS encoding OmpA family protein produces the protein MKALRLVILLVGITLFSGLNAQTVVTTKADEALNKGKYFEAIDLYKYAFAKAKDPLTKRYINYQVACCYKIINDYRQAESWFRKVTRRDPHSNLAYLYYAEALHANGNYDAAIENYKKFLEFEPSSQRGQRGLKSVESAKKWTENPTRHKVIPMYYFNSRESDYGVAYARDNYQGVFFTSGNDKSSGGKINPVTGQYYSDIFTSVIDRKGNWSKPEPIDGEVNTDYEEGALCTNAKANTMWFTSMRPNDRGKLTTQIYVSKKQGLSWGKAERVPLFESDSIAVGHPAISPDENTLYFVTNMPGGQGGKDIWYSTFEGGQWSRPKNLGPEINTPGDEVFPYVHADGTLYFSSDGHLGMGGLDIFSASKVDGKWEVKNLQYPINSVRDDFGIVFESEKERGYLSSNRPESRGKDDIFQFTLPPLEFKMMLTVKSERTNDGISDAAVNIIGSDGTNETKSTEQNGTLTVNLNPNTDYRIITRKGGFLAGRGKESTFGITENKTITPVIYMTPNDAPRLVNVMYDFGKWDLRPESMTALEELVEILRDDNPNITIELSAHTDARGSAEFNKDLSQKRAQSVVDFLVLYGIDIERLTAVGYGKERPKLITPKEAADFETMPGYEFLKSGVILTETYINSLPLEEMQEIAHSLNRRTEFRVTGTDYVPRIRRRK, from the coding sequence ATGAAGGCATTACGGCTGGTTATATTGCTTGTAGGAATTACTCTATTTTCGGGTTTAAATGCCCAAACGGTAGTTACCACAAAAGCTGATGAAGCACTGAATAAAGGAAAGTATTTCGAAGCTATTGACTTGTATAAATATGCATTTGCTAAGGCAAAAGACCCTTTAACAAAAAGATATATCAATTATCAGGTAGCTTGTTGTTACAAAATTATTAACGATTACAGACAGGCAGAATCATGGTTTAGAAAAGTAACCCGTAGAGATCCGCACTCAAACTTGGCATATTTATACTATGCCGAAGCCTTACATGCAAATGGTAATTACGATGCTGCAATAGAAAACTACAAAAAATTCCTTGAGTTTGAACCATCAAGTCAACGCGGACAGCGTGGCCTTAAATCAGTTGAGTCAGCAAAAAAATGGACGGAAAATCCTACCCGACACAAAGTCATTCCAATGTATTACTTCAACTCAAGAGAGAGTGATTATGGTGTAGCATACGCACGTGACAATTATCAAGGAGTATTTTTTACATCTGGGAATGACAAATCTTCTGGAGGAAAAATTAACCCTGTAACCGGTCAATATTATTCCGATATTTTCACATCGGTAATAGATAGGAAAGGAAATTGGTCAAAACCAGAACCTATTGATGGAGAAGTGAATACCGATTATGAAGAGGGAGCGTTGTGTACAAATGCCAAAGCAAATACAATGTGGTTTACATCAATGAGACCAAATGACAGAGGAAAGCTTACAACACAAATATATGTATCGAAAAAGCAGGGCTTATCTTGGGGAAAAGCAGAAAGAGTACCTCTTTTTGAATCAGACTCAATTGCAGTAGGTCATCCTGCAATATCACCAGATGAAAATACACTTTACTTTGTAACAAATATGCCAGGAGGACAAGGAGGAAAAGATATATGGTATTCAACCTTCGAGGGCGGACAGTGGAGCAGACCAAAAAATTTAGGTCCTGAAATAAATACCCCCGGTGACGAAGTTTTTCCATATGTACACGCAGATGGTACTCTATATTTCAGTTCAGATGGACATTTAGGCATGGGAGGGTTAGATATTTTTAGTGCCAGTAAAGTTGATGGAAAATGGGAAGTCAAAAATTTGCAATATCCAATTAACTCTGTTAGAGATGATTTTGGGATTGTATTTGAATCGGAAAAAGAGAGAGGTTACCTTTCATCAAATAGACCAGAATCACGAGGAAAAGATGATATCTTCCAATTTACACTCCCTCCGCTTGAGTTTAAAATGATGTTAACCGTAAAAAGTGAACGCACCAACGACGGAATATCAGATGCTGCAGTTAACATTATTGGAAGCGACGGTACTAATGAAACAAAATCAACAGAACAAAACGGAACACTTACTGTAAATCTTAATCCAAATACAGATTATCGCATTATAACTAGGAAAGGGGGCTTCCTTGCAGGTAGAGGAAAAGAGTCTACATTCGGGATTACTGAAAACAAAACAATCACACCCGTTATTTACATGACACCAAACGATGCTCCCAGACTAGTAAACGTTATGTACGACTTTGGAAAATGGGACTTAAGACCTGAGTCAATGACAGCATTGGAGGAACTTGTGGAAATTTTACGCGACGACAACCCTAATATTACTATTGAGCTTAGTGCTCACACAGATGCTCGTGGTAGTGCCGAATTTAATAAAGACCTTTCGCAAAAACGCGCGCAATCGGTTGTCGACTTTTTAGTTCTATACGGAATCGATATCGAACGTCTTACAGCTGTAGGATATGGAAAAGAGAGACCGAAATTAATTACCCCAAAAGAGGCAGCCGATTTTGAAACAATGCCGGGATACGAATTTTTGAAATCTGGAGTTATTTTGACTGAAACATATATTAACAGTCTCCCCTTGGAAGAGATGCAGGAGATCGCTCATAGTCTCAATCGTAGAACCGAGTTTAGGGTTACTGGAACCGATTACGTACCTCGTATCAGAAGAAGAAAATAA
- a CDS encoding NAD-dependent deacylase, which yields MKKVVVLSGAGMSAESGIRTFRDMGGLWEEYDVMEVASPEGWRKDPELVTKFYNDRRKQLETSKPNAGHIDLAKAEEKYDIHIITQNVDNLHERAGSSKVLHLHGELTKVRSTYDDSLVYDIGYKEIKIGDKCEKGYQLRPDIVWFGEAVPAISEAAEISSTAEVFIIIGTSMNVYPAAGLINYVPRGVPIFVVDPNPIAVSSYPNITFVKEPASTGVKKVFEMLEP from the coding sequence ATGAAAAAAGTTGTTGTATTATCAGGAGCCGGGATGTCGGCAGAAAGTGGAATTCGTACATTCCGCGATATGGGCGGATTATGGGAAGAATACGATGTTATGGAAGTTGCAAGCCCGGAAGGTTGGAGAAAAGACCCCGAACTTGTAACAAAGTTTTATAACGATAGAAGAAAACAGTTGGAAACATCTAAGCCAAATGCAGGCCATATAGATCTGGCAAAAGCCGAAGAAAAATACGATATCCACATAATTACACAAAATGTTGACAATTTGCACGAAAGGGCTGGTAGCTCAAAAGTTCTCCATTTGCACGGAGAGCTTACAAAAGTCCGTTCGACATATGATGATAGTTTGGTTTATGATATTGGATACAAAGAGATTAAAATAGGCGACAAATGCGAAAAAGGATACCAGCTGCGTCCTGATATTGTTTGGTTTGGCGAAGCTGTACCTGCAATTTCAGAAGCTGCAGAAATATCGAGTACAGCAGAAGTCTTTATAATTATTGGAACCTCGATGAATGTTTATCCTGCCGCAGGACTTATTAACTATGTTCCAAGAGGTGTACCTATTTTTGTAGTTGATCCTAATCCAATTGCGGTATCGTCTTACCCAAATATCACATTTGTTAAAGAACCTGCCTCTACAGGAGTGAAAAAGGTTTTTGAGATGTTGGAACCGTAA
- a CDS encoding DUF456 domain-containing protein produces the protein MIDTLLIILGIIFLIGGLVGCIVPVIPGPPLSFLALMLLEWTDLVDIDNQLLWILFAVTVIVTVLDYFLPIWFVKKSGASKRATWGATIGLIVGLIFFPPIGIIIGPLVGAYIGEITVSSDAKKAVKGSLATFGGFVFGTLLKFMISGYIIWVFVRELWVAI, from the coding sequence ATGATTGACACGCTCTTAATAATTCTCGGAATTATTTTTCTGATTGGGGGACTTGTAGGTTGCATTGTTCCGGTAATTCCGGGACCACCTTTATCTTTCTTGGCTCTAATGCTTTTAGAATGGACTGATTTGGTAGATATTGATAACCAATTGTTATGGATTTTATTTGCAGTTACAGTAATAGTTACAGTTCTCGATTATTTTTTGCCCATATGGTTTGTGAAAAAATCAGGCGCCTCTAAGCGAGCAACTTGGGGTGCTACTATAGGTTTGATAGTTGGACTAATATTTTTCCCTCCGATAGGGATAATAATAGGACCATTAGTTGGGGCTTATATCGGGGAGATAACAGTTTCATCAGATGCAAAAAAAGCCGTAAAAGGCAGCTTGGCAACCTTTGGCGGCTTTGTTTTTGGGACATTGCTAAAATTTATGATTTCCGGTTATATAATCTGGGTATTTGTCAGGGAATTATGGGTAGCAATTTGA